One Brienomyrus brachyistius isolate T26 chromosome 24, BBRACH_0.4, whole genome shotgun sequence DNA segment encodes these proteins:
- the LOC125719878 gene encoding 5-hydroxytryptamine receptor 4-like produces MSRKTLAMKNPGCYRGNLLTVVSVSYYRHLRTPTNIFIVSLAMADLLVAVLVMPFSLVRTVDRWMFGKPVCIAHSLLDMAFCTSSIFSLVCIALDRYLAVCDPLRYSTRMSRRKISCLLLLSWFVPVVVSGPIVALGQVVDEHAKGHGPTKCVFVMTTPFAVLAFTVSFLLPTVFMATAYWKIFMVAQKQVRRINTVENQVTAFQFHPDSTARRERKAAKTLGIILGAYLLCWPPFFIANLAHPLLGSSINSWVMEVVLWLGYANSALNPILYAFFNAAFRHAFANILGCRRCVPGPQDGRLTPPNRSRHMGSEMVTVSG; encoded by the exons ATGTCCAGGAAAACGCTGGCTATGAAGAACCCAGGATGTTACAGAG GGAACCTCCTGACTGTGGTCTCTGTGTCTTACTACCGCCATTTACGCACACCGACGAATATCTTCATAGTTTCCTTGGCAATGGCCGACCTGTTGGTGGCGGTATTGGTGATGCCCTTCAGCCTAGTGCGCACGGTGGATCGCTGGATGTTCGGGAAGCCGGTCTGCATCGCCCACTCACTGTTAGACATGGCATTTTGCACCAGCTCCATCTTCAGCCTCGTGTGCATTGCTCTGGACCGCTACCTAGCCGTGTGTGACCCCCTACGTTACTCTACCCGCATGTCCCGACGCAAGATCTCCTGCCTGCTGCTTCTCTCTTGGTTCGTCCCCGTCGTGGTGTCCGGCCCCATTGTCGCACTTGGCCAGGTCGTAGACGAGCACGCTAAGGGCCATGGGCCCACTAAATGCGTCTTCGTGATGACTACCCCCTTTGCGGTCCTGGCCTTCACAGTAAGCTTCCTCCTGCCCACTGTCTTCATGGCTACCGCATACTGGAAGATCTTCATGGTGGCCCAGAAACAGGTCAGGCGGATCAACACGGTGGAGAACCAAGttaccgcgttccagttccatCCTGACTCTACGGCACGTAGGGAGAGGAAAGCAGCCAAGACCTTAGGCATCATCCTGGGAGCATATCTGCTATGTTGGCCACCCTTCTTCATCGCCAACTTGGCCCACCCTCTTCTGGGGTCCAGCATCAACTCGTGGGTGATGGAGGTCGTGCTTTGGCTCGGTTACGCCAACTCCGCCCTGAACCCCATCCTCTACGCCTTTTTCAATGCAGCTTTCCGCCACGCCTTTGCCAACATCCTGGGCTGCCGGAGGTGCGTTCCAGGGCCCCAAGATGGTCGACTCACCCCCCCGAATCGCAGCAGGCACATGGGCTCCGAGATGGTGACGGTCTCCGGCTGA
- the LOC125720123 gene encoding uncharacterized protein LOC125720123 isoform X2, which yields MTSSRFTSTVLPALIPRSFFSRWRIGLASHYSEDEASLETVRQEIAVEVQKTEKNTSLIHKNMEKTFALRRQNIVSGSPSVNEFLNLWPALRITSELFAEYQRVTNENLPNKFYAQLDYLLPCLMTILRQKASKTGKTADALANLLKVHDEQELHDVNSRRTTVIRGLPVLLRDKDIGFFRTTLIDNPEVLTEDAPVSLLTVVHENAAAPIHYDPVRVSVVLENEVVTTHSQLPEAFLVLFGFMYALHLKYPKGLAKTFEFVQKVLLGMDDGKLSPSVQTLKNELM from the exons ATGACGTCATCCAGGTTCACGTCAACTGTCTTGCCCGCGCTTATTCCTCGTTCGTTTTTTTCAAGATGGCGGATCGGCCTCGCTTCACACTACA GTGAGGATGAAGCATCTCTTGAAACAGTTAGACAGGAAATTGCTGTTGAAGTCCagaagacagaaaaaaatactaGTCTCATCCACAAGAACATGGAGAAAACTTTTGCTCTGCGACGACAGAACATTGTTAGCGGAAGCCCATCTGTGAATGAGTTTCTGAATCTCTGGCCTGCACTGCgtataacatctgag CTGTTTGCAGAGTACCAACGTGTTACAAATGAGAATTTGCCCAACAAATTCTATGCACAACTGGACTACCTCCTACCTTGTTTGATGACCATTTTAAGGCAAAAAGCATCCAAGACAGGCAAGACAGCAGATGCCCTGGCTAATCTTTTGAAAGTTCATGATGAGCAG GAACTGCATGATGTAAATTCACGACGGACTACCGTTATCAGAGGTCTTCCAGTTTTGCTGCGTGACAAAGACATAGGATTTTTTAGGACCACCCTG ATTGATAATCCTGAAGTACTGACTGAGGATGCTCCAGTGTCCCTGCTTACAGTTGTTCATGAAAATGCTGCTGCTCCAATCCATTACGATCCAGTGAGGGTCTCAGTTGTCCTGGAGAATGAAGTGGTCACCACCCATAGCCAACTTCCAGAGGCCTTTCTTGTCTTGTTTGGATTCATGTATGCTCTTCACTTAAAATATCCTAAAGGACTTGCCAAAACTTTTGAATTTGTGCAAAAAGTTTTACTCGGCATGGATGACGGAAAACTGTCTCCTAGCGTGCAAACATTAAAGAATGAGTTGATGTAg
- the LOC125720123 gene encoding uncharacterized protein LOC125720123 isoform X1 — translation MYDFKAYPDDKQIGKVAEALVTKHPCLKEPGSDTGWNGWKTSLKFKMGNLRNKMRKIGCLEVTVNAGKRSQGHPENEPSHSKIKKPRRSEVNYLPNFPQGEDEASLETVRQEIAVEVQKTEKNTSLIHKNMEKTFALRRQNIVSGSPSVNEFLNLWPALRITSELFAEYQRVTNENLPNKFYAQLDYLLPCLMTILRQKASKTGKTADALANLLKVHDEQELHDVNSRRTTVIRGLPVLLRDKDIGFFRTTLIDNPEVLTEDAPVSLLTVVHENAAAPIHYDPVRVSVVLENEVVTTHSQLPEAFLVLFGFMYALHLKYPKGLAKTFEFVQKVLLGMDDGKLSPSVQTLKNELM, via the exons ATGTATGATTTTAAGGCGTACCCAGACGACAAACAGATAGGAAAAGTAGCAGAGGCCCTTGTCACAAAGCATCCTTGTTTGAAGGAGCCAGGCTCTGACACAGGTTGGAATGGGTGGAAAACCAGTTTAAAGTTCAAGATGGGCAACTTGAGAAACAAAATGAGGAAAATTGGATGTCTTGaggtaactgttaatgctgggaAAAGAAGTCAAGGCCATCCTGAGAATGAACCATCACATTCTAAAATCAAGAAACCAAGACGTTCTGAGGTTAATTATTTGCCAAACTTTCCTCAAGGTGAGGATGAAGCATCTCTTGAAACAGTTAGACAGGAAATTGCTGTTGAAGTCCagaagacagaaaaaaatactaGTCTCATCCACAAGAACATGGAGAAAACTTTTGCTCTGCGACGACAGAACATTGTTAGCGGAAGCCCATCTGTGAATGAGTTTCTGAATCTCTGGCCTGCACTGCgtataacatctgag CTGTTTGCAGAGTACCAACGTGTTACAAATGAGAATTTGCCCAACAAATTCTATGCACAACTGGACTACCTCCTACCTTGTTTGATGACCATTTTAAGGCAAAAAGCATCCAAGACAGGCAAGACAGCAGATGCCCTGGCTAATCTTTTGAAAGTTCATGATGAGCAG GAACTGCATGATGTAAATTCACGACGGACTACCGTTATCAGAGGTCTTCCAGTTTTGCTGCGTGACAAAGACATAGGATTTTTTAGGACCACCCTG ATTGATAATCCTGAAGTACTGACTGAGGATGCTCCAGTGTCCCTGCTTACAGTTGTTCATGAAAATGCTGCTGCTCCAATCCATTACGATCCAGTGAGGGTCTCAGTTGTCCTGGAGAATGAAGTGGTCACCACCCATAGCCAACTTCCAGAGGCCTTTCTTGTCTTGTTTGGATTCATGTATGCTCTTCACTTAAAATATCCTAAAGGACTTGCCAAAACTTTTGAATTTGTGCAAAAAGTTTTACTCGGCATGGATGACGGAAAACTGTCTCCTAGCGTGCAAACATTAAAGAATGAGTTGATGTAg
- the LOC125720119 gene encoding alpha-1A adrenergic receptor-like: protein MSVDTDYLTGSGNASTELYRKINLTNISKVTENETDVSPLDLTRAVPLGMVLGVFIVFAIVGNILVILSVVCNKHLRIPTNYFIINLAIADLLLSTTVLPVSAILEILNYWVFGRIFCDIWAAVDVLCCTASIMSLCVISIDRYIGVRYPLQYPSIVTERRALLAMLGVWALSVVISIGPLLGWKQPPSPDDTVCLITQEPFYALFSSLGSFYIPLAVILAMYCRVYIVAKRTTKNLEAGVMRERMDSNEFILRIHTKSAQPQEDCGAAGKGKGHHAKCSFAVKLHKFSREKKAAKTLGVVVGMFILCWLPFFLVLPMGSFNSNLRPPETLFKVIFWLGYFNSCLNPIIYPSYNREFKQAFLRILKCQCHRRKRPGWNAYNYRSPQLTPSNHLRKEFLDEHFSSFNGSHRTVSSANPSLSCVSNSPEPGSELGGFNGWDPCSQSPEGSSEFQGEPLGGDFLQIADEYNRMSHDP from the exons ATGAGTGTGGACACTGATTACCTTACGGGCAGCGGTAATGCTTCTACGGAGCTGTATAGGAAGATCAATCTGACCAACATCTCCAAAGTCACCGAGAACGAAACCGATGTCAGTCCGCTGGACCTCACCCGGGCGGTACCGCTGGGCATGGTCCTCGGGGTTTTTATAGTGTTTGCCATCGTGGGGAACATACTTGTCATTCTTTCGGTTGTGTGCAACAAACATCTGCGCATCCCAACCAACTACTTCATCATAAATCTAGCCATTGCCGACCTGTTGCTGAGCACCACCGTGCTTCCCGTATCGGCTATTTTGGAAATCCTGAACTACTGGGTGTTCGGAAGGATCTTCTGTGATATTTGGGCGGCCGTGGACGTATTGTGTTGCACCGCTTCGATCATGAGCTTGTGCGTAATATCGATAGACCGTTATATCGGGGTACGGTACCCCCTGCAATATCCGAGCATTGTGACGGAGAGACGGGCGCTGCTGGCCATGCTGGGAGTCTGGGCGCTCTCCGTGGTCATCTCCATCGGACCCCTGCTTGGGTGGAAGCAACCACCGTCACCGGATGATACCGTCTGCCTCATAACCCAGGAACCGTTTTACGCCTTATTTTCTTCCCTTGGCTCATTCTACATACCCCTGGCGGTTATTTTAGCCATGTACTGCCGCGTGTACATAGTGGCTAAAAGGACCACAAAGAACCTGGAGGCCGGGGTGATGAGAGAGAGGATGGACTCCAACGAGTTCATACTGAGGATCCACACGAAAAGCGCTCAGCCGCAGGAGGACTGCGGGGCAGCTGGCAAAGGGAAGGGACATCACGCAAAATGCTCATTCGCGGTGAAACTGCACAAATTTTCCAGAGAGAAGAAAGCTGCCAAGACTCTCGGAGTCGTGGTGGGAATGTTCATCCTCTGCTGGTTGCCATTCTTTTTAGTACTTCCCATGG GCTCATTCAACAGCAACCTGCGACCACCAGAAACGCTGTTCAAAGTGATCTTCTGGTTGGGCTACTTCAACAGCTGCCTGAACCCTATCATTTATCCTTCTTACAACCGGGAGTTTAAGCAAGCGTTCCTGCGCATCCTCAAATGCCAGTGCCACCGCAGGAAACGTCCGGGCTGGAACGCGTACAACTACCGCAGCCCCCAGCTGACCCCTTCAAATCACCTGCGCAAGGAGTTCCTCGATGAGCACTTCTCCAGCTTTAACGGGAGCCACAGGACCGTCTCTTCTGCTAACCCCAGTCTCAGCTGCGTCAGCAACAGCCCCGAACCCGGCTCGGAGCTGGGGGGTTTTAATGGCTGGGACCCCTGTTCCCAGTCTCCGGAGGGCTCCTCTGAGTTTCAGGGGGAGCCTCTGGGAGGAGACTTCCTGCAGATTGCCGATGAGTATAATCGGATGAGCCATGACCCATAa